Part of the Micromonospora rhizosphaerae genome is shown below.
CCGACCCGGAGGTCCTTCTCGCCGACGAACCGGTCTCCATGCTCGACGTCTCGATCCGACTCGGCGTGCTCAACCTGCTGCGGGACCTCAAGGACCGGCTCAACCTCGCCATCCTCTACATCACGCACGACATCGCCTCGGCCCGCTACTTCGCCGACGAGACGATCGTGATGTACGCCGGCCGCATGGTCGAGGGCGGCGACAGCGAGACGGTCACGCAGAATCCGGCCCACCCGTACACCCGGCTGCTCATCGAGTCGGCGCCCGACCCCGATCGCATTACCGGCGCCGCAGATGCCACCGGCCAGGACCGCGGGAACGGGGAGCCGCCAAGCCTCATCCGGCCGCCGGCCGGCTGCCGGTTCCACCCGCGCTGCCCGCACGTCATGCCCCGCTGCAAAGTCGACCTACCGCTCCGGCTGGAGATCGCCGATCGGCCCGGCCACTGGGCGGCGTGCTGGCTCTACGACCCGGCCACCGTCGCCGCCGAAGGCTCGGCCTCCGCCGCCCCCGACGCGGACCCGACGATCGGGCCGCCACCAGCGGCGAGGACCGGGCCTAGGAGCTCCGCTCCGGCTGTGCCGCTGATCCATCGGGCGGAGGACGCACGATGAGGTTCCTGCTGCAACGCATCGCGTTCTACCTGTTTACCGCGTGGGCGGCGATCACCCTCAACTTCTTCATCCCGCGGCTGATCCCGGGCGACCCGGTTCAGTCGCTCATCTCGCGCAACCAGGGCCGGATCAGCGCCGACGCCATCCAGTCGCTCTACGTGTTGTTCGGCCTCGACAAGAACGAGAGCGTCTGGCAGCAGTACCTCAACTACTGGAACCAGCTCTTCCACGGCGACCTGGGCCTTTCGTTCACGTTCTTCCCAACGCCGGTGTCGACGGTTATCGGCGACAGCCTGCCGTGGACCGTCAGCCTGGTCGGCATCACCACGATCGTCAGCTTCTTCCTCGGCACGGCGCTCGGCGTCGGCGCCGGCTGGCGGCGCGGCTCGTGGATCGACGGCCTGCTGCCGGCCACGACGTTCCTGTCCTCGATCCCGTACTTCTGGCTGGGCCTCGTCGCGATCGCCCTGCTGGCCGGGCCGGGCAGCTTCTTCCCGTCCTCCGGCGGCTACGAGCCGGGCCTCGTGCCGGCGTTCGACCAGTACTTCGTCCCGAGCGCGATCCAGCACAGCATCCTGCCGGCCGCCACCATCCTGATCTCCTCGATGAGCGGGTGGATCCTCAGCATGCGCAACATGATGGTCACGGTCTCGTCGGAGGACTACATCACGGTCGCCCACGCGAAGGGCCTGTCGGAGCGCCGAGTGGCATTGAGCTACGCCGCCCGCAACGCGCTGCTGCCCAACGTCTCGGGCTTCGCGCTGTCCCTCGGGTTCATCGTCGGCGGCACGCTGCTGGTGGAAATCGTCTTCTCCTACCCCGGTCTCGGGTTCCAGCTCTTCCAGGCGGTCGGCGCCAAGGACTACCCGTTGATGCAGGGGATCTTCCTGATCATCACGATCTCCGTGCTGGTGGCGAACCTGCTCGCCGACGTCGCGTACCTGCTGCTCGACCCGCGGACCCGAAAGAGTGGCTGACCGATGACCATCTCACCCTCCAGCATCGACCAGGTCATCCCCGGCCAGGGGGCGATGGCCCAGCCGTCGACCGCGCCCGGCAAGGCGAGGCGCCGGTTGCGGTTCATCGCCAACGCCAAGGCCGCGACCGGCCTGGTCCTCCTGGGCATCTACGGCCTATTCGCGATCATCGGGCCGTGGGTGGCGCCGTACGATCCGGACGCCCGCAGCAACGACATCCTGCAGGCGCCGTCGGCCAAGCACTGGTTCGGGACCTCCCACCTGGGCCAGGACATCTTCAGCCAGATCCTGGTCGGCACCCGAAGCGTCGTCGTCGTGGGCCTGATCGCCGGCGTGGTGGCGACGGTCTTGTCGATCATCATCGGCGTGACGTCCGGCTACCTCGGCGGCGTAGCCGACGAGGGCCTGTCGGCACTGTCCAACGTGTTCCTGGTCATCCCGGCGCTGCCGCTGATCATCATCGTGACGTCGGTCGTCGACCGGGCCAGCGACACGCTGGTCGCGCTCATCATCGGGCTGACGTCGTGGGCGTGGGGCGCCCGTGTGCTGCGCGCGCAGACGCTGTCGCTACGCCGCCGCGACTACGTGGAGGCGGCCCGGGCCACCGGCGAGTCGACGTGGCGCATCATCATCTTCGAGATCCTGCCCAACCTCACCGCGATCATCGCGTCCGGCTTCGTCGGTACGGTCATCTTCGCGGTCATGTCGGAGATCACGCTCGCGTTCATCGGCATTTCGTCGGTCTCCTCATGGAACTGGGGCACGATCCTGTTCTGGGCGCAGGGCCAGCAGGCCCTCGCCCAGGGCGCCTGGTGGTGGTTCGTGCCGGCCGGGCTGGCCATCGCGCTGCTGGGCACCGCCCTCGCACTGATCAACTTCGGCATCGATGAGTTCGTCAGCCCCCGGCTGCGCAGCGGCGGCCGGACCCGGGTGCGGACGGCGGACGGGCGCACCGTACGCATGCGGGTCGGCTTCACCCCGGTGCTGGCGCCGCGACCCGCCCCGCCGTCCCCGCGGCCGCGCTCCGAACCGGTAACCGGGCAGCGGAAGGAGGCCGCCCGGTGAGCGCGAGGAGTGCAGCGAAGCGGAGCCCCGCAGTCGCGAACCACGGAGGGTCCCGGTGAGCGCGAGGAGTGCAGCGAAGCGGAGCCCCGCAGTCGCGAACCACGGAGGGTCCCGGTGAGCGCGAGGAGTGCAGCGAAGCGGAGCCCCGCAGTCGCGAACGAAGGAGGGTCCCGGTGAGTGAGCGCTTATTGGAGATCAGGAAGCTCTGCGTCGACTACGGACTCGGCGACGAGGCGGTGCACGCCGTCCGCGAGGTGGACCTCACGCTGCACCGCGGCGAGGTGCTGGGGCTGGCTGGGGAGAGCGGCAGCGGCAAGTCGACTCTGGCGTACGGGCTGACCCGGCTGCTCCCCCCGCCCGGGGTGGTCAGCGGCGGCCAGGTGGTCTACCACCCCGCCGACGGCCCGCCGGTCGACGTGCTGTCCATGACCCCCGCGCAACTGCGGGCGTTCCGCTGGGCCGAGACGTCGATCGTGTTCCAGGGCGCGATGAACTCGCTCAACCCGGTGCACCGAATCTCCACCCAACTGCTCGACGTGATCAAGGCGCACGAGCCGCGGATTACCCCGGAGCCCCGGCTGGCCCGGGCCCGGGAGCTGCTGCGGCTGGTCGGAATCTCCGCCGACCGGCTGGACAGCTACCCCCACCAGCTCTCCGGCGGAATGCGGCAGCGGGTCATGATCGCCATGGCGCTGGCGCTGGAACCGCAGATCGTCATCATGGACGAGCCCACCACGGCCCTGGACGTGGTGATGCAGCGGCAGATCCTCGGCCAGCTCGCCGAGCTGCGCGGGCGGCTCGGCTTCGCGGTGCTGTTCATCACCCACGACCTGTCGCTGCTGGTCGAATTCTCCGACCGGATCGCCATCATGTACGGCGGCCGGATCGTCGAGGAGGCGCCCGCGGCCGAGCTGTACCACCGGGCCCTGCACCCGTACACCGAGGGGTTGCTGCACTCCTTCCCGGCGCTGCGCGGCCCGCGGCGCGAGCTGACCGGCATCCCCGGGGCGCCGCCGGACCTGCGCGCCATGCCCGGCGGCTGCGCCTTCCACCCCCGCTGCCCCCGGGCGTTCACCCCCTGCGACAGCCGGATACCGCTCCTCGGCCCGCCCGCCGACGGCGACCCCGGACGCGCCGTCGCCTGCTGGCTGCACCCCGCCGCCGAGGCGGTCACCCGGTGACCCGCCCCGGCCCGGCGACCACCCGCGTACCCGTTCCCGATACACCATTCGCGACCGCGAGGAGAACCATGGACAGCGACCTCACCATCCCGGCGACCACGGGGCAGGCGGACCCGATCGACACCCTCCCGCCGACGTTCCGGTGGGGGGTGGCGACCTCGTCGTACCAGATCGAGGGCGCGGTCGCCGAGGACGGCCGCAGGCCGTCCATCTGGGACACCTTCTGCCGGGTGCCCGGCGCGGTGGCGAACGGCGACACGGGCGACGTTGCCTGCGATCACTACCACCGGATGCCGCAGGACGTGGCGCTCATCGCCGACCTGGGCCTGGACACGTACCGCTTCTCGGTGGCCTGGCCCCGGGTGCAACCCGACGGGCGGGGGCCGGTGAACCCGGCCGGGGTGGCCTTCTACGACCGGCTGGTCGACGAGCTGCTCGGCCGCGGGATCGACCCGTGGGTCACGCTCTACCACTGGGACCTGCCGCAGGCGCTGGAGGACGCCGGCGGCTGGCCGGCCCGGGACACCGCCCACCGGTTCGCCGACTACGCGGAGCTGGTCTTCGACGCGCTCGGCGACCGGGTGCGGACCTGGACCACGTTGAACGAGCCGTGGTGCTCGGCCATGCTCGGTTATTTCTACGGTCTGCACGCCCCGGGCCGCCGTGACCTGGGCGACGCGATCGCCGCCGCGCACCATCTGCTGCTTGGTCACGGGCTGGCGGTGCGACGGCTGCGGGCGGCGGCCAGCGGACCGCTGGAGCTGGGCATCACCGTCAACCTGGCCACCGCCGATCCGGCGACCGACAGCCCGGCGGACCGGGACGCGGCGCGCGCCGCCGACGGCCTGGGCAACCGCCTCTACCTCGACGCGCTGGTCCACGGCCGGTACCCCGAGGACGTGGTGGCCGACCTGGCCCGCGAGGGGGTGCGCATACCTGTGGAGGCGGACGACCTGGCGGTCATCTCCACCCCGTTCGACGTGCTCGGCGTCAACTACTACTTCGGCCAGCTCTACTCCGGTGTGGATGACGATGGGCGGGAGCAGGACGCCGACGGCCGGCCGGTGCGGCGGGTGGTCCCGCGGGACCTGCCCCGCACGGCGATGGGCTGGGAAATCGTCCCGGAGTCCTTCACCGACCTGCTGGTGCGGCTCAGCCGGGACTACCCGGGCGTGCCGATCGTGATCACCGAGAACGGCGCGGCCTTCGACGACCAGCCGGACGCCGACGGCTTCGTGGCCGACGACGACCGGGTGGCGTACCTGGCAGAGCACCTGCGCGCGGTGGCCCGGGCCCGGCTCACCGGGGCGGACGTGCGCGGCTACTTCGCCTGGTCGCTGCTGGACAACTTCGAGTGGGCGTACGGCTACGACAAGCGGTTCGGCATCGTCCGGGTCGACTACGACACCCAGCGGCGGACCCCGAAGCGCAGCGCGCTCTGGTACCGCGAGACGGTCCACCGGATCCGCGGCGAGCGGTGAGCCACCGCGAAGCGGCCGCCCGGGCCCTCCCCGGGCGGCCGCTTCGCCATCGGCTCGGGCGCGAAATGCCGATCTGACCTGCACCGGCGGCGCCAACCAGAAGTGGACCCTGCCGTCCTGGGCGAGGGTCGGGCCGGCGGCGGTGTCGCCGGCCCGCCCGCCAGCGGGCCCGGGAGCGGGCGCGCCGACGGCTCAGCGGGCCCGGGAGCGGGCGCGCCGACGGCTCAGCGGGCCCGGGACCGCGGGCGGCGCGCCGGCCGCCGGGGTGCAGGCATGATCCGGGCCGACGCGTCGCGGGCGACGCCACCGTCGCGCAGCAGCCGGGCCATCGGCAGGGTGGCCGCGCCCATCGCGACCGCGTCGGGTCCGAGCTGGCAGAGCTCGATCGAGGACTGCGCGTACGGCTGGCGCAGGGCGTGCCGCGCCGTGGCCTCGCGGATCCGCGGCAGATACCGGTCCCCCAGCGCGAGACCGGCCCACCCGCCGAGCACCACCCGCTCCGGGTTGAACAGGTTGACCAGCGTGGCCACGCCCGCGCCCAGGTAGCCGACCGTCTCGTCGAGCACCTTGGCGGCCGTGCGGGTCGAGGAGCGCAGCAGTTCGCCGAACGCGCTCTCCTCGTCGCCGCCGGGCACCGGGCGGCCCCGATTGGCCTGTCGGAACCGGTCGAGCACACCCTCCGCGCCGACGTACGCCTCGAGGCAGCCGAGGTTGCCGCAGCGGCAGCGGCGACCGCCGTACACGATCGTGGTGTGGCCCCACTCGCCGGCGCTGCTGTGCGCGCCCCGGTAGCTCACCCCGTCGGCCACCACGCAGGCCCCGACCCCGGAGCCGACGAGGGCGATGACCGCGTGCCGGGTGCCCCGGCCGGCACCGAACCACATCTCCGCCTGGCCGAGGGTCTTCGCGCCGTTGTCGACGTGCACGGGGATATCGGTGCCGGCGCGCAGCATCGCCCCCAGTGGCACCCCGTCCCAGCGGAGCGTCTGGGCGTGCACGACGGCGTCGGCGGTCCGTTCCACCGTCCCGGACACCGCCACGCCGAAGCCGAGCACCGCCGCGGGGTCGACGCCGGCCTGCTCGATGACCGCGGCCAGCCCGTGCAGCAGGTGGGCCGCCACGTCGTCCGGGTCCGGCTCGGCGGCGGCGATCGGGTACTCCGCCTTGGCCAGCGCGGTCATCGCCAGGTCGAAGAGCTCGACCTGGACGCGGGTCTCGCCGACGTCGGCGCCGACCAGGTAGCCGTAGCCGGGGGCGACGCGCAGCAGCACCCGGGGACGACCGCCGTCGGACTCGACCGAGCCGGCCTCCTCGACGATCCCCTCGTCGATCATCTCCCCGACCAGGTTGCTCACGCTGGCCAGGCTCAACGCGGTGGTCTGGCCCAGCTCCTGGCGGCTGAGCGGGCCGTCCAGCCAGATCCGGGTGAGCAGCACCGAGCGGTTGGCGCGGCGCATGTCGCGCACGGTGGTGCGTCTGGCGTCCATGTCCGCGGTCGTCCTTTCCCGGGCGCCACCGGCCGGCGGCCCCACCCAGGATGCATCAACGCCACGATTAATGCCATGAACCAAGAGTTGACGTAAGGAGGTGTGGGCCTGTCCGGCCCTTCACCGGTCAGCCGGGCGTCTGCCGTCCTCCCGGTTCGCGATCCGCCCGCTCCTGCTCCCGTCGTCGCTGGTCCCGCCGCCGGTCGACGAGGGCGGCAATGAGCAGGGAGCCGGCGGCCATCGCCCGTCCCCACCGGCGGAGGGCGGCGCGGACCGGTCCGGCCGGCGGAGGCGCCGGCGGCCCCGGCACCACCACCCGCTCGACGCCCGGGTAGGCGAGCCGGGCGGCGGCGACCGCTTCCTCTTCCGACAGCACCGGCCTGCTGCTGGTGAGGATCACCCCGTCGGCCCCCTGGCGGTAGCGCCATCGCCAGGCGTCCCGCTCCGGCCACAGCTCGATCCGAGGTGTGGCGGGCCCCTCCCGGCTCTCCCCCGGCGGGTTCTCCTCGGGGCGCTCCGCGTCGTCGGTCGACCGGTCCCGCCGGCCGGCCGCCCGCCGGAACTCCGTCCCGGTGAGGTCACCGAGGCGCCGGCTGTCGCCCACCCGCATGGCCCGCGCGGTCAGGAACGCGAGCAGCCCGGCCGGGATCGGCAGGACCAGAGCCAGCACGCGCAGCACCGACAGGACGTCGGACAGCGGTACCCGCAGCAGCCGGGCGATGATGTCGTCCGCCGCCGCGATCACCAACACCGCGTAGAACGCGATCACGCCGACCCCGATGCCCAGCCGGGCCGGGTGCTGACGGGGGCGGTCGAGCAGCTGGTGTGACCGTTTCTCCCGGGTGCGCAGGCGCTCCGCGAACGGCCATGCGTAGAGCGCGGCGAAGGTCAGACCGCCGAGCACCGCCCCGGGAAAGAACGGCGCCGGCACGAGGTGGCCGAAGACCCGGAACTCCACCGGGGGGAACAGCCGCAGCGCGCCCTCGCCCCAGGCGACGTACCAGTCGGGCTGGGCGGGTGAGGAGATCTGTGCCGGTTCGAAGGGGCCATAGATCCAGACGGGGTTGATCTGGGCCAGCCCGCCGAGCGCGAACAGCACCGCCAGCACCCAGGCGAACAGGGCGAGCGTCCGCAGCGTGTAGCTCGGCCACAGCCGGGAGCCGACCACGTTGTGCTCGGTACGACCGGGGCCGGGGAACTGGCTGTGCTTCTGCCGGACCAGGATCGCCAGATGCATCGAGACGAGCGCGACCAGCACGCCGGGGACCAGCAGGACGTGGGTGATGAACATCCGCGGAATCATGACGTCTGAGGGGAACTCGCCCCCGAAGGCGAGGAACGCCAGCCAGCTCCCGATGACCGGGGTCGACAGCACCACCGAATGAATGATCCGCAGGCCGGTCCCGGACAACAGATCGTCTGGCAGGGAGTAACCGGTGAATCCGTTCAGCAGGGCGAGCGCGAGCATGGTGACGCCGATCAACCAGTTGATCTCGCGGGGCTTGCGGTACGCCCCGGTGAAGAAGATGCGCATCAGGTGCAGCACGATCGCGCCGACGAAGAGCAGCGCGGCCCAGTGGTGGGTCTGCCGGAGCAGCAATCCGGCCCGTACGTCGTAGCTCAACTCCACAGTGGACGCGTAGGCGGCCGAGGTCGTTGCGCCGTCCAGCGGCGCGTAGTCGCCCTGGTAGACCCGGTCCGCGGAGCTGGCGTCGAAGAAGAACGTCAGGTAGACGCCGGTGAGGATCAGGGCGACGAACGCGTAGAGCGCTATCTCGCCCAGCATGAACGACCAGTGGTCCGGGAAGACCTTCGCCAGCGCCCGCCGGGCGACCGGCGAGAGCCGGAGCCGGTCATCCACCGCCCGGACGAGCCGGTCGACGATCATGGCCGACCCCAGTAGCCGGCGCCGGGCGGGGAGGTGAAGTCACCGGTGGCTCGCAGAAACCCCTCCGGATCGACCTGGACCGGCAGGCCGGGAAGGCTTCGGGCGGCCGGACCGGCGACCGGGCGGGCCGCCGCGAGCAGGTCGAACGAGGACTGGTGGCAGGGGCAGAGCAGGCGGCCGGCGCCTTTGAGGTAGATGCGGACGGGGCAGCCGGCGTGGGTGCAGAGCATCGAGTAGACGACCAGTCCGTCGAGGTGTCCGGCGGGCGGGGGGTCCGAGAAGCGCTGGGGGTCGAGGCGTACGGCGAAGGCGGGGGCGTCCCCGGCGTCGGTGCGTCCCTCGGGGAAGACCGCGACCATGGTGTCGGCGGGTACGTCCGCCGGGCGCAGCGGGCGCCCCTCGGCGTTGACCAGCCGCACTCCGGGCGCCCAGTCTGTGTCGCGCAGCGCCTGGGCGGGTCGGGTCCGGTGGAGGGGCAGCAGCGAGCGCAGCGGGAACAGCGCCGCGACACCGAGCGCGGTGAGCGCGAGACCGAGCGCGGCGAGCAGTCCGCGTCGGCGCAGTGGGCTGTCCTCGTCGCTGAGGGCCGCCGCGGCCAGCGCCTGCTCCGGCGGCGGTGGCGTGAACCCCTCGTGTTCCTCGACGTACCCGCCGGTCGGCACCAGTCGGCGCGCCCAGGTGGCCAGGCCCAGGGCCAGCCCGGCGAACGCGACGGCGAGGGATGCCCCCTCCCACTGGGTCTGTCCGCCGAGTCCGTACGTCACCGCGAATCCGACCGCACCCGCGGCGCTGATGATGAAGGCGAGGACGATCCGGCGGCCCGCCGTCCGCTCGGCCGCCGTTGGTCGCCGGCCGCTCACTGGTCCGCCCTCCTGCCCAGCCAGCGGACGAAGAGCAGCAACAGGGCCAGACCGGCCACCCAGGCGAGCACACCCTCCGTCGACGGCCCCAGCCGGCCGAGGGGATTGCCACCCCGGTCCAGCCGCTCGCTCTGCATCAGCCGTACGTAGCTGGTGAGGTCGTCGACCTGCCGGTCGGTGAGCACCTG
Proteins encoded:
- a CDS encoding ABC transporter ATP-binding protein, producing MTLSESAAAPVNEVVLEAVGLTKHFPVRKRLRDLFSRTPTAVHAVDDVSFALRRGQVTALVGESGSGKSTVARLLAQLHRRTAGDIRLHGVSTTVRGGRAFRSYVRRVQLILQDPFASLNPVHTIRYHLTRSLRIHGNAGRTAEDLEKALGELLTRVSLTPAERYLDAFPHELSGGQRQRVAIARALGADPEVLLADEPVSMLDVSIRLGVLNLLRDLKDRLNLAILYITHDIASARYFADETIVMYAGRMVEGGDSETVTQNPAHPYTRLLIESAPDPDRITGAADATGQDRGNGEPPSLIRPPAGCRFHPRCPHVMPRCKVDLPLRLEIADRPGHWAACWLYDPATVAAEGSASAAPDADPTIGPPPAARTGPRSSAPAVPLIHRAEDAR
- a CDS encoding ABC transporter permease; protein product: MRFLLQRIAFYLFTAWAAITLNFFIPRLIPGDPVQSLISRNQGRISADAIQSLYVLFGLDKNESVWQQYLNYWNQLFHGDLGLSFTFFPTPVSTVIGDSLPWTVSLVGITTIVSFFLGTALGVGAGWRRGSWIDGLLPATTFLSSIPYFWLGLVAIALLAGPGSFFPSSGGYEPGLVPAFDQYFVPSAIQHSILPAATILISSMSGWILSMRNMMVTVSSEDYITVAHAKGLSERRVALSYAARNALLPNVSGFALSLGFIVGGTLLVEIVFSYPGLGFQLFQAVGAKDYPLMQGIFLIITISVLVANLLADVAYLLLDPRTRKSG
- a CDS encoding ABC transporter permease; this translates as MTISPSSIDQVIPGQGAMAQPSTAPGKARRRLRFIANAKAATGLVLLGIYGLFAIIGPWVAPYDPDARSNDILQAPSAKHWFGTSHLGQDIFSQILVGTRSVVVVGLIAGVVATVLSIIIGVTSGYLGGVADEGLSALSNVFLVIPALPLIIIVTSVVDRASDTLVALIIGLTSWAWGARVLRAQTLSLRRRDYVEAARATGESTWRIIIFEILPNLTAIIASGFVGTVIFAVMSEITLAFIGISSVSSWNWGTILFWAQGQQALAQGAWWWFVPAGLAIALLGTALALINFGIDEFVSPRLRSGGRTRVRTADGRTVRMRVGFTPVLAPRPAPPSPRPRSEPVTGQRKEAAR
- a CDS encoding ABC transporter ATP-binding protein, whose protein sequence is MSERLLEIRKLCVDYGLGDEAVHAVREVDLTLHRGEVLGLAGESGSGKSTLAYGLTRLLPPPGVVSGGQVVYHPADGPPVDVLSMTPAQLRAFRWAETSIVFQGAMNSLNPVHRISTQLLDVIKAHEPRITPEPRLARARELLRLVGISADRLDSYPHQLSGGMRQRVMIAMALALEPQIVIMDEPTTALDVVMQRQILGQLAELRGRLGFAVLFITHDLSLLVEFSDRIAIMYGGRIVEEAPAAELYHRALHPYTEGLLHSFPALRGPRRELTGIPGAPPDLRAMPGGCAFHPRCPRAFTPCDSRIPLLGPPADGDPGRAVACWLHPAAEAVTR
- a CDS encoding GH1 family beta-glucosidase: MDSDLTIPATTGQADPIDTLPPTFRWGVATSSYQIEGAVAEDGRRPSIWDTFCRVPGAVANGDTGDVACDHYHRMPQDVALIADLGLDTYRFSVAWPRVQPDGRGPVNPAGVAFYDRLVDELLGRGIDPWVTLYHWDLPQALEDAGGWPARDTAHRFADYAELVFDALGDRVRTWTTLNEPWCSAMLGYFYGLHAPGRRDLGDAIAAAHHLLLGHGLAVRRLRAAASGPLELGITVNLATADPATDSPADRDAARAADGLGNRLYLDALVHGRYPEDVVADLAREGVRIPVEADDLAVISTPFDVLGVNYYFGQLYSGVDDDGREQDADGRPVRRVVPRDLPRTAMGWEIVPESFTDLLVRLSRDYPGVPIVITENGAAFDDQPDADGFVADDDRVAYLAEHLRAVARARLTGADVRGYFAWSLLDNFEWAYGYDKRFGIVRVDYDTQRRTPKRSALWYRETVHRIRGER
- a CDS encoding ROK family transcriptional regulator translates to MDARRTTVRDMRRANRSVLLTRIWLDGPLSRQELGQTTALSLASVSNLVGEMIDEGIVEEAGSVESDGGRPRVLLRVAPGYGYLVGADVGETRVQVELFDLAMTALAKAEYPIAAAEPDPDDVAAHLLHGLAAVIEQAGVDPAAVLGFGVAVSGTVERTADAVVHAQTLRWDGVPLGAMLRAGTDIPVHVDNGAKTLGQAEMWFGAGRGTRHAVIALVGSGVGACVVADGVSYRGAHSSAGEWGHTTIVYGGRRCRCGNLGCLEAYVGAEGVLDRFRQANRGRPVPGGDEESAFGELLRSSTRTAAKVLDETVGYLGAGVATLVNLFNPERVVLGGWAGLALGDRYLPRIREATARHALRQPYAQSSIELCQLGPDAVAMGAATLPMARLLRDGGVARDASARIMPAPRRPARRPRSRAR
- a CDS encoding cytochrome b, translated to MIVDRLVRAVDDRLRLSPVARRALAKVFPDHWSFMLGEIALYAFVALILTGVYLTFFFDASSADRVYQGDYAPLDGATTSAAYASTVELSYDVRAGLLLRQTHHWAALLFVGAIVLHLMRIFFTGAYRKPREINWLIGVTMLALALLNGFTGYSLPDDLLSGTGLRIIHSVVLSTPVIGSWLAFLAFGGEFPSDVMIPRMFITHVLLVPGVLVALVSMHLAILVRQKHSQFPGPGRTEHNVVGSRLWPSYTLRTLALFAWVLAVLFALGGLAQINPVWIYGPFEPAQISSPAQPDWYVAWGEGALRLFPPVEFRVFGHLVPAPFFPGAVLGGLTFAALYAWPFAERLRTREKRSHQLLDRPRQHPARLGIGVGVIAFYAVLVIAAADDIIARLLRVPLSDVLSVLRVLALVLPIPAGLLAFLTARAMRVGDSRRLGDLTGTEFRRAAGRRDRSTDDAERPEENPPGESREGPATPRIELWPERDAWRWRYRQGADGVILTSSRPVLSEEEAVAAARLAYPGVERVVVPGPPAPPPAGPVRAALRRWGRAMAAGSLLIAALVDRRRDQRRREQERADREPGGRQTPG
- a CDS encoding ubiquinol-cytochrome c reductase iron-sulfur subunit — encoded protein: MSGRRPTAAERTAGRRIVLAFIISAAGAVGFAVTYGLGGQTQWEGASLAVAFAGLALGLATWARRLVPTGGYVEEHEGFTPPPPEQALAAAALSDEDSPLRRRGLLAALGLALTALGVAALFPLRSLLPLHRTRPAQALRDTDWAPGVRLVNAEGRPLRPADVPADTMVAVFPEGRTDAGDAPAFAVRLDPQRFSDPPPAGHLDGLVVYSMLCTHAGCPVRIYLKGAGRLLCPCHQSSFDLLAAARPVAGPAARSLPGLPVQVDPEGFLRATGDFTSPPGAGYWGRP